The Phaeodactylum tricornutum CCAP 1055/1 chromosome 2, whole genome shotgun sequence DNA window GCACTTCATTATGTAgtccgtctcgtctcgaATTCCTAGCGCATCGAAAATTGAGTTCACAACATTGAAAGAAAATACATCCGCCAGAAGCGGCTTAAAAACATGCACCAAAATATCTTTGCGGGTCCTGGAGCTATCACTGAAGAAAATTTtcatctttttctttccctCCGTTGCTGAATTGGGAAATATCAATGCCTttgcaaaaattgaaaaagaaaccGGACTCTTATGGTAAGGGGTGCTATCCTGCTGGGAAGATTCCTTGTTGTCAACGATCTGAGAGTACGTCGAAGCCCATCCGGCAGCTTCTTCGGCCCAGGTTGATGGCACCAAAGGTTGAGACTCGGAGGCCTTGTCGTGTGTCGTAGCTTCAAACTTTTGCACCAGCACAAAAGCGGTTATGATCTGATAGCGAAACTTAGGGTGAGGCACCAATCAAATTATCCACTAAAATCTCAATATCGAACCACTCTTACCTGAGAATAGAAGTTGATCTTCCGCGAAAGCAGCTGCACATTCGGATTTGAACTCTTTGTGGCATCATTTCCCTTTGTAGCCGCACTCAAGGTCACACTGCAATAGCCCAGCGCTAATTTCTGAAAGTCGGCCCCCTTTACACCCAACCGATCTTCTAGTACCGACGCTCCTGCAAGCAGATCCAAAGCAGAAGACAGGTCGACTAGCGACTCGATGTCCTGCAAAGCTTTGTAAAGGTCCTGGGTCGTGTAGTGTGCCGATTCAGTTGAGAGCAATTGTTGAAGATGGCGGAGCTTCAAAGCAGCTGTTCTCGGTGACCATACTGTTTGTGATGGACTTGGCGCAACATTGTGCGTTGATGTGCTCGAGCTAGCCATTGATGGCGCTGTGACTACGGAGGACTTCTTGTTGGATAAACCGTCTACAGTAATCCGTTCCATCCGATTTAGACCCGTACCAATTACATTTGAATATAGACAATAACAGATTGCCCAATGAGACGGCGACAAACCATTCGTACACGGAAGAATATGTGCATCCCGTCCCACTTGCATAGAGAAAACCTTTCCACCTTGTCTGATCGGCCACACTTCGAGAGCATGTCGTTGTCGTGAGTGAATTGCCAGGTACAGGCGACACTTGCCCGGGTCCTCCGCACGCGGCGCTTGAATCCAGTGGCAAGTAGCTTCTCGAAAACCTTTCCACACGCGCACGACTTGTTTGGTCGTCAGATCCAACACGATAATCCGTCCGAGAGTGTCGGCGAGTGCCGCTAGATTGCCCTTCGGATCCAGCGCACAAAACTCGATGCGCCGTGGCGCGTCGTGAAGCTCATGACCGGCCACCAGCGTGATGGGATCTTTCCACAACGACGGAAATGGCGTAGCAGGCAAGTCCCTTTCGTCTCCCGTCATCTCGTCGTCAAGGACCGGCGGAGTACTCATGTGAGTAGCCGCACGTGTATCACCACCCCAACCCCACCGCAGCGCTCCCATGGCGGAACCCACAAAGCCACCAACCAATGCCTTGGTGTTTCCGACAACAGCTTTGACCGAAGTCCTCTGGGAGAGAGAACTGCGTTGGCTGGGATGCATGGAATGGTCAAAATGATTTTCTGACGTGTAAAATACGAGCGTAGGAAAGTTGTCCGTAGCCCTTTCACTGAAAACCAAGGCTTCAAATGATTCCAACTCGTCAACATTTTCTCCGTCGTAGTCAGCGTCGTCatcggacgacgactccACAGTTTGTGATTGTACGGTTCCGGGCACCTCAGCGAGCGGTGTAAGGTGATACTGATAGAGTGGAACAACTCGAAGGGAACCGGCTACTGATGGTGGCGTTTGTACGTGACACCGAGCGAGGACACGTTTGCCGTTGATACTTACAGCAGTCCTACCTGTCGTCGTCATTTTACTCGTCGGTGTCCCACCAAGCCAGGCCTCCACGGATTGGTTGGCGGCTGCACCTTGCTGCCACGTTGACGGGAAAACGGCTTGACTATGGACGCGGACTAGCGTGCCATCGCCATAGACCACCCACACAAAAGACGAGTGACGGCCGGAGGaggtcgtcgttgttgtggcACCGAGGGAAAATGCTGTCAAGGAGACCACGCCGCCGTCGGGGACAAAAGGAACACGAAAATTACCAGAACGTTCAAGTCGTCGGCAAGTTTCCAAATCATCTCTAGGTAGAGCTTCAAACAAAACTTGATCACTGTGCTGTCTCTCTTGCGCTGCTAAAGTCAGACTCCAAACGTCTTGTTCGCGTCGTAGCGTGAGCTCTACTGCAAGTACCCTGGAAGCCGACGTGCCCAAAAGGAGTGCGAGCAATCTGCAATCCACGTCTGGACTACTGCTAGCGCTTGTAGAAGGAATCGCACGGGACAATGATTCTACCGAGCTGTCGGCTGTTTTTGGGTTGGCTGGTGTTGCACCAACGACTGTCAAACATGTTACAACTTCACCCAGGAGGAAAGCATACTCGAGGCTCCGGTCTAGCTCCATatcatcctcgtcgtttTCTTCCGGAAGTTGTGGACGCAAGCTACAGATTGTAAAGGGAGTATTGGACGGGGTTTTTGGGCTGCTAGTTTCGGTTGAAGAATCGGATTCCAGGATTTGTCCCGCGACACAGTGGGCGGTATATGCGATCATCAAAACGGCGGACGGGGAACGACAATTAGTGTCGTTGCCGGTGTACACGTCGCCACTGGAGTCAAGGTGAAAAAGGTACGTCCGCGGCGGATCGGGATGACCAAAGACTGAAGTAGTGGAGGCGCGCAACATCGTCTCTTCCTCCTCGCAGTGCACCTGGTGGATGGCTTCCGCATTCGCCACGTGCTCCAACAAGCCCGCGCAGTCCCAAACCGTTCCGGCCGCCGCCGACAAAGTCATGCGAACGTTGCTTCGTCGCAGGCAACAGAAGTCCGCGATGAAATTGCTATCACGACGTTTCGTCGAGTTGTCTTGGGTCAAAGACGACGGGCGTCGTCGTGCTTGTGAACAGTAGGCTACGCACAAATTCCCTGCTTCGTCTCATGGTCGGAAAGGAACAGAACAGAATGCGAGCAACCGTGGACCTCGGTAATCCGGGTTCATGAATCGAGTCGTGGAAATAGAAACGATTCCCGCCTTGGATGGTCCTCTCGGGGGACGAAGGACAGAATTTTCCTTCGGGCTGTCGTTGGCAAATGACGCTGGACAACAGACTAATCCCAATCACGCCACGTCACAACAGTTGAAGTGAACTGGAAAGATTTGTAGCAGCCGAAAATACCCATCCGGCCTCCAGCGCACCCACCCACCCAACATCGCAAATTGATCCCTGCTATGGTGGTTTCTCCTGTCTCGTTGTTGCACCAACGCAGACTGGGAGTTACAACATGGGCGAACAACGCACGGAACATCCAATAACTAACGCAACTGAAACTAGGTAGTAGCAGGAACAGTAACCAACGAAGTCTTCTGTATCCCCCCAATGGCGTTAATGGTACAACAACAGGGTCAAAATCGGAGACGGATCATCTCGTCCACACATCATCTAACTATAGTATCGAACACTTCAGATACGCCTCCCACTCTCCTTCGACAGACGGCTTGCTTCATGATTCCAACAATTTCGGCAGGGTTACGATGGTCGTCGTgtgccgttgtcgtcgtcggagtTGTCGCCCTTCTGAGCTTTTCCCCCTCGACGCTAGCGCTGGTAGTTCCACAGGCTCCGGGAAGACCACGGTCTGGGACGACAAGTACAGGGTTCGGCAAAAGTAGTAGCCAATCGATTGTGCCGCGACCAAGCCACTGCCGTACTCGCCGTACCGCGACGTGGATGGTTTTGACTCCTCCATCCCAACGGCAACCAACGCCATCCGTATCCCAATCATCACGACCGTCGCGATCCACCACGTTATCGACGACGTCCCCGCCGCAAGGTACACCCGTTCAATCCGCATCGGAGAATACTGATTCCACCAGTGGGTCTACGGGGACTGGACAAGCTCGCCCAAAGAGCGCCACACGCAGTAGCtgcagcagtagcagtagtacGCGATTACACGCCCGTAACAATAATCTGCTCAAGCGTAAAAATTACCAGCGCAATTTCATTCCGGAATCAGAACGTGAAGTGAAAACACTGCGTCGATCGCGCCAGGCCAAGTATGAGCAGCTGAAGTCGGGCTCTGATGTGGCACCCAATATCTGGAGTTTCGAAAGTCTTTTTCCGGATCCGGTCTGGGACGAGACCTCCGTGCAACGAGACTTGTACCAAATTAAAGAGAGGGacgagaaacaaaagcaacgGCTCGCCTTTCAAAAAAATGCCACCGATggcatcaacagcaacaacatccGACAGAAAAAGGATCCTGTGGTAGATTCTACAAAGCTGCGCGAGAAGCGCGATAGCCTCGTCAATCCAAAAATGCGATCACCCTCATACGGTGGAAGCTCCGTCATGCGATTGTGGCGCGAGCCCAAGCTCAGCTCTCTCGAATCACCTTCAATGGAAAGCAACCGTGCTCTTCCTACCCGCAAGAACACGATTCCGAACAGCATAAGCAAAACTAGTTCGGAGAGTATTGCAAACGTTCGTCCGAACGAGAAACTGCACAACATGTCCAACGTCCTCACCATGACAACAAGCTcgaacagcaacaacaaaaccaaGCCAGCGAAAGTCGACGCCGATTTAACGCGTCTAGTTCGGGATCGTATTTTCGGCTATCGCCGAACCAAAACCGGTCAACTCCAGTACGACACATCGCTTATGGGAGACGGAGCCGTACAGTTTCGCGACGGGGTCCGCCTCAGCAATCCTTTGCGAGTCAACGCGGATCGACTCAATTACCTCGCCAAAAAGGAATTACAACACGGTCGGGTGGAAGAAGCCCAAGAACTGTATACGATTGCCCTGCAAATCGATCCCCGCGATGGGCGCGCTTACCTCGGGATGAGTCGCTGTGCAAGCCGGCGGCGGGACTTTAAACTCGCCAAAGTCTGGTTGCAAACGGGCATTTCCAATGCCGTGTCCGTTAACGAAAACACCATGCAAGCTGATCGTGGCGCCAACCCGTTCTTACTGCAGGCGCTCGGCTGCTTGGAAGAAAATTCGGGACGACTTTCCGAGGCGGAGGCCTTGTATATTGCGGCGGCCAAATCAAGACCTACTCATGCAGCTGCATGGGTCAGTCTGGGGCAGTTAAGAATCCGCAAATTGGGACAATCCGCTAACGCTGGGCGAGTTTGTTTTCAATCCGCGGAACGAGAATGGCAACGAGCATCGCTACCCCCGTCAGCACACGTTTACACGGCCTGGGCGGCCTTGGAATGCGAAGCAAACGACATACGGCGGGCCCGCCAACTATACAAGGCTGCCTTAGATGTTGACCCAAGAAGTTCCGTGGCCTGGTTGCAGCTCGGTGTCATGGAAGCAGATGAGGAGAACTGGAACGAAGCTGAAACTTGCTTTGAAACAGCGTTAAAATTTGATCGTCGGAATTCGCGACTGCTGCAAGCATACGCACTCATGGAAACGAAACGGCCTAACGGAAACAGTCGGAAGGCGATTGGATTGCTAGAGCGTGCCCTCAAGGCGAATCCCAGAGACGCCGGTGTACTGCAAGCTTACGCTTTGTACGTTGCCGAACTGGGCGACGTGGACGCCGCTCGCGATTTGCTACGACGAGGGGCCGAAGCCAACAAGCGCCACGCCCCGGTCTGGCAGGCCTGGGCGGTACTAGAAACGCGCCATGGAAACGTTCAGGAAGCCCGCTCAATTTTTCAAGAGGGCATTTGGGCTTGCGCGCAATTGACGGGTGGCCAGTCGGGTGGCTACCGGTGCGCCCGACTGTGGCAGGCCTGGGGCGTGTTAGAGGCCAGAGAAGGCGACGCTGCCGCGGCTAGAAGATGTTTTTCGCGGGCCCTGGATGCCGATAGTCGTAACGTAGCGGCAGTCACAGCCTGGGCCTTGATGGAGGAAGAGTTTGGCAACGTTCGGGACGCCCGAGCTATTTATGAACGATCGCTGCGGCTGTTCGCTGCTGGCAGTGGTGAGAAAACATCAATATGGAGAAACTACGAACTCATGGAACAGCGGCTTGGTCACGTGGCGGCCGCCCAAAACGTCTATCAGCGGTCCATGCGGGAAGCAATTACCGTCTCGGATGAAATCGCCGACAATATTGTGGGCCTGTCGGCTAAGAGTACAACTCCCCTCCCGGACTTGACAAACGTACTGAGTAGATCGTCGGACGAAGTGGAAGTTTTACGATGGGAAGGCCAATCAAAATCGAGCTTGGGTGGCGAAGTTTGGCTCAACGACCGGGCTATTGAAGGCAAGGTACCATTTGACATGAAGACGAACCAACGACGGAACAAGAAAACCGATAAAAAATACAATCAAACCCCGTAGAAAAGGTTGATAGATGTGCTACTCTATAAAATCTTTTTATGTATTCTACTTTCATCTTTGTTGTCACGCATCTGTTCGGAAACTCTTACCAACCAGGAGATGGAATGCGCTCCGTTCGTCGACGCACAAAGCTTCCAAATCTGAGAATGTTTGGTTGTCCCGGAAGACACTTTCAGTGGACACCGGCAGGGAATCTTGATGCGCATACTCTATGATAGTGGCCacatttgactgtgagtaagCCGCGAAAGCAATATTTAGTGGAACCTAGAGTTAGGCGAAGGTAATTTTCTTAGCTTTGTAGTCCATTAGCGCCATCTAGAGATAGGGCGCGGGAAACTTGTCCTATCTCTAGAGCCAGCAGAATGTACTGAGTGTGAGCGGCAGCACGAGTAGAAAAAAATGGCATTTACAATTTACGAAGTATCTGTCCTATGTGACATTTTGAAAGCGCGCAAACGAAAATTGCTGCCATGAACAAGAGGAATTCGCTCTCATCAATCGCTGACGAGAAACGATCATTGTTTTTATGACCCCATTACGTCAATCTCTCCTCCTATTTGTTTTAAAATGCCTCGTATTTTCAGCACTTCGCTCGACCACAACgagaagaaaggaaaacatTCCTTTACTGCTGCCACAGTGAAAAGGATGAAGCAAAGACGAAGTCGCAAGAAAAGTACCAGCAGCGATTCCGATCCGAAATCCACTCACAGCTCTTCTCCGTCTGCAAATTCTACTTCATTCATTGGTCACGAGCTACTGGAATGGCAGGGCGAGGTAAAAAGTCTAATATCTCCCGTACGCGCCGAATCTCCAGCGAATGACTCGTCATTGAATTTCGGGTCAAAATCCAACTTAGGATCGATAACAGAATCACGCGGTCAACCGAGCTTTGGCGATTGATACTCGCACTTTTGACACGAAGGAGGCGCTCCTCATAAGTTCTAAAATTCGTAAGGATCAGGAAGCCTTCTTAGGCGTTCTTGTGGCTCGTGGTATTACGCCATCTTTCTTCGCTACGACCACAGCGTCCGAAGCCACAGGCAGCCAAATCGTCGTGAAGTCCACGCCGGGATCCGACCTCGAAGCCATGGTAAAGGAAAAGACTGTGCGGCTTTCCCAAGTTTCCTTTGCGGTAAAAGCATCTAAATTCGGAAGCAACTCCTTTCATGTCCCAAAGGGGATGAACAACAAATGGTCTTGGAAGCTCTTGTTGGGAATGAGTAAGAACGCGTTGCAAATCGTTCCATCGTTGCAAGAAGATGCATCTCACGCTGTCTCGTCTTATTGAATAGCTGAATCTATAGCATCTCAGATAAGCGACAAACCTGGTACCGGCCTTCCCATAGATGTCACTCTTCTTACAAGCGATATTTCTTTTTTTGCGGATCTAAACGAAAATGCACACGGCCAGGCAGCCTTGACTTTTTGGGATTCTGCGATTCCGTATTTCCAAAACTCAGAAATCTCATCGATACAAATCGTAATCGCGAAAACGGGAATGCTGGCGCTTCAAATTCCTCCCACAGAAAGCGAAAATGACGACGATACGATCAACAGGGTGCGGCAACCAAGCACGATGGCTCGTCAGCACGAAATTGGCATCATGAGATGCATTCATTCTATACAGCTTGCTTTTGCGGGGCGATACGAAGAGTATTCTAAATCCAGCAACTCGGAGACGACCGGGCCACCGATAGATATTGGTCTCTCATCAATTGACAGCTCGCCTGTTGGATATCACTTTCTTGCTCGTCAATGGGCAAGGCAATCCGTCCTGGCCCACGCCGCTCGGAAGCGCCTGCAGTTCAACTTACCAGAGACTCTGGAGGGTACACAATGCGCCATCTCATTTGATATGAGCTACGAAGTCTTGCCTTTTCCAGTGAATGGGCCCAGAGCGACTTCGATCCTCAATGACCTGGATGTCCTTTCAAATTCATCCGTTGAAGTTGTTCAGACCGTGCCACTTTCTTCTATCGACGCaagcttgctttttggtCTGCCAATTACGGTCAAGAATGGACTAGAAAACGGTTTTGATCAGTATCAAACAATGGAAGTATTGGTGTACTCCTTGCTACGGAACTTACAGGAAAGAGAGCTTGCATTACTCCTCCAGACTGCACCTCAACACGGACATACGAAAAGCGCTTCGCAAAGCCTTTTTGGTAGTGCGGGTTCCCAAATGTTCCTTCTCATGGCGAAGGAATTGCCCAAGTCGCTGAGCCAACAACCCCAATGTGGCATCTTGTTTCGCTACGCGGAAGCCATTCATTTGATCGGAGAAGCCTCGTCCACCACTCAAATTTCTCTCATTGATCCTGATACTGAAAGCCAGCTGGTTGACTACGTAGACCAAGCGTTAGACTGTCTAGAGTGTAGCACACCAAATCCGCAGTACATGGAGCACGTCGTGCCATCGTCGGACAAGCAATCAAGGTTGAGGGAAATGGCCACCAGTCTAGCAACTAACATGCATGCCTAATTGAATAAGCTGGTACCTAATGCACGTGTCCTTTCAAAATAAACACAATGAGTTGAACGAGTCAGTTAATGACATAGAGAACGCAAAAATGACCACTGAgaagcaaatgcaatttTTCTGAGTCGTTAAGCGGCGACATATTTGCACCAAGAGCCTCCTTATATCTGCATGAACAACGCCAAACCCGTTTTATCAGATATTCAAGAACACTCTGGTCCCAATCGCACTGCACACAGAAGCTGTCGAGCCAATGGATTTCTTGACAGCCAGCGATAGAGTTCGCGAGACCAATGCCAAACTCCAACATGTTATGTCTAACAGAGCGATCCTTTGAGACCACAACTCTTATTGTCAGGTTTGCTATCCGTCGTATTGCACTGTGATTGATAATGTTTGAATGTTTGTTGTTTGTTAACCATCGTTCTTTCCCGGAGTGGTTCCCGCTGGCTTGCCGTAATCGAGAAGATTTGGGTGTCTTCTTCCGGGATTTTGACTCTGGCTAGTGAAGGGTAAGCGCAGTCCGCTCCTATGTATAGACCAGCTAGCTTGCGTTCTCACATTAACCACTGTCTATGAGAAAGACGACGGATCCATCAACTCTAACCAACCTATTAGACATTAGCATTAGCATTATCCGTTTGTTTGGCAGCGAAAGAGCACTGTCCCTATTAGCGGTAGAGCTAACTGTGAAGAGTGAAAGAAGCCCCATGAAAACAAGCAAGAAAACTATCACAATCAACTTGACCAGAAATGACAGTAAAATTGCTTCGGCGAGAGGAGCAGCATCGAAGCCTTATTCATTCCATGGCGGTATGACGACGACTAATCTTTTGTTCGCAAAGGCGGGAAAACCTTTACAAGATCGGGCCGAAACTGTAGCCTTTATGAAAGTGCTAATGGGTCAAGAGCAAGCAGTCGATGGCTGCAACGACGGTACATCTTCGGCACCACGTCCCCAGCGTCCTCAACTGTCAAACGTACATGGCGCCGGGCTTCTGCTGATCTCTGATATACCAGATTCATGTAGAAATAAACAGGGCGTCGTTGTAGGAATAGACGAAGCAGGACGAGGCAGCATCCTCGGACCCATGGTTTACGGTGCCGCCTTCTGGAACCCGTGCGATGAGGACCGCATTCCGAACGATTTCAATGATTCCAAACAGCTTTCGGAAGACAAGCGTGCTATGTTGCTGCACAAAATTATGTACGACACTCCCGAGATGGGATTTGCCGTGCGCGTCTTACACGCCAGTGAAATTTCCCGAAACATGCTTCGCACCGAATCATACAACCTGAACCAAATGTCACACGACGCGGCGGCTGGTATCATTGAACATCTTCTGGAAGCGGGAGTTCAAATCGGGGCTTGTTTCATCGATACGGTCGGAAATGCGGATCACTACAAACGAAGGCTGCAGCAAGAATTTCCAGGCATTGACTTTACTGTAGAATCCAAGGCTGACGCCAAATACCCACCTTGTTCCGCTGGATCTGTCGGTGCGTGTGTTTGTGCGATTAGACCGCGTGTTTTGAAAGGATTTGCTTATTTGCATTCACATAATGCTAACCATTGCATCTCGTGTCGCAGTGGCTAAAAATGTTCGTGATCGCATGATGGAGAGTTTTCAGTATTCGGAGATGAGTCTGAAACGCGACCCGAAATTTGGCTCTGGCTATCCCTCAGATCCTGTGTGCAAAGACTGGATGGAAAACAACCAAAATTGTAAGGTATTTGGATATCCAGACGTTGTGCGATTCAGTTGGAACCCGGCGAAAAAAGCGTTAGAAAGGAACGCGGCTTCGGTCCTATTTCAGGCCGACATaatcgacgaagacgaggaaggAGAATACTGTATTGGAaagaagcaacagcaaacgCAAATGAGTGCATTTTTGGGGAAGCAAGACGCGACACGTAAACGAAAGCGATATCCGTTTTTTGAACGTAATCGACTCCAAGTCGTAAACAAGCTATTCTAAGTACGCAGCAAGCTAACAAATACCTAGTTTGTTTGGGTTTCTACCTTGGCTTTTACTTTTTGCCTCCTGTAAGCGACTCCCACCATTTTCCTAGCCCTCCTTCTTCCTCCATTGATTTCGGCTTCCGGAAGGGTATCTGCCCCGACTCGAacttattgcgcaaatcgTAGACGAATTCCAAAGACGAGCGTTCCGCCTCACTAAGTTCGGGATGCCAGAAATCAATGATCAGTACGTGTCGATCGGAATCGGAGGGGTTACCGGTGGAATGAGAGAACGAAGTATCCAAAGTCGTCAATTTCCCTTCTTTCCATCCCTGCCGCTCCTCGCCAACTTGAATCCAACATGCTTGTGGAACCTTTAAGCCCAAATGTGACGTAAGAATAAAGTTTCGCCCATCGCTATGAGGTTGCACACCGGATCCTGGCGATTGTTTAGCAAAGCAAACTCCTCGAACGGCCAATGGGATGTTTAACGAACGAAGCAATTCGTAACTTTGGGGAAATTGACGACAGTTGGCTGTATTCCAGACTCCTAGTCGCTGCAAACGAATAGCACTCCAGCCGGTTCCCATTACTTGGTTTTGCCACACCGAATCTGAAGCGAATTGGTCCGATTCGGCTAATTTGGCTTCGAATTCTTCTAGGATAATGTGCGATTTAGCCTCTAATTCCGGGGCCCACGGAAAGAGTTCGGGCATGCTGGCCACATCCCAGAACGGCTGTGCTGTCAAACCATCGATGTGTTCTTCGGAAGGTTCGTGTCCAGGAGCTGATCCACCTGGAGAGGGAACTTCCCCACGTGCACTATTTTGTCAACCCATTGGCAAGAATCGAACGCAAAGAACACAAATCAGCTACTCGATTCGCTCGAACAACCCATGAAACTACAAAAGCAAGCTTTTTTGCATACCTTCGACCGAATTGCCGTATCCTATCGATATTGGCTCCTTGCTTGTTGTAAAAATCTTCGATATCATCGAGACCATCTTCTACATCTTCCCAAAACTGCATTTGGCGGTCAGTCAATGCCATCAGTTGTGTACAGGAGGACGAGGGTATACATAATCTTTTACCACTAAGAGCATTCATGTGGCGTTGGTGAATTGGCCCAGCAGCAACCCACGCTATAGTTGGAGTGGCGCTGCGAGTAAAAACAGCCAACACCGTCAACGCCGTCGACAACGTATAGCAACCGCCAGGAATCATCTGAGCGTGGTGATGAAACAAAAGATTCCAACAACTCTTCGGACCAATGATGTTGAACGGAAGTATTATCGCTGCTTTCCGAATGGTAACAGCATTCCAATTTGACAAAGCTATGGCTTGAGATTTGCTCTGCTAGTGGATGTGAGCTCTAAGCGTCCAAAAAGACAATACCACGTGTTTCTAGAAAGTTTACACAAAAGAGCGTTTGATGTTTCACAAGTCGCTGTCTAGGATTGAATCACGAATGACGAAATACAAAGCGGTACCTACGTTATCGATTGCAAGACCGGGAGGGGACTACAGTTTCGGCAAAGAAAGTTGTTACCGAGAAGACCATTTGTTTTGCCGAGGAGACCCCTTCAAAGTCAGAAGTGTTTGTTTTTCAACAGGGTCTTTTGGCACCAGCAATTTCGCTTTGGCTAGATAAGCGTCTAGCCTCTGCCGCAAAGATATCCGATCGAAACTATCCTTGCGGCGTGATCCGTCATGTCTCAGCTACACCGCACTTGAAATAGGCCCGACTTGGTAACGTTCCGTACACCTTTGTATGGTCTGTAGGACTCTCCAGTGACGGAGAGACCACTGACGGACAATCCCGATACGGATGCTAGCGGAATCTTCCAAGTGAGCGATACATTGGGTATGGAGGATGtgatttcttcgtcgttgcttgtCAGGGCTGTAAAAGTACACGACAAGGTCGCTTTTCTAGACGCATCCATCTTGCCGAGCGTCCAGCGGGCAACTTTGGCGGCTTCATCATACATGACCGAACCAATATTGACCTGAAACCCAGCAGTCGTTCGTGTCTGTTTAGGAAACGGAATCAGTACAGCCACTTCTTCAACCTGCAGGGGGCCCTTTCTTGACGCCGAAAACACCAAACTGCTCAAAGTTGTGACACCAACTTGTAGCGCTATACGGCCGTTTTTGGTAGGTCGCTCAGATGTTATGCTTTGTGACGCATCCGTTGAGGAGCTATATGACCATTGCGGATGGCAGTATACCGGAGGACTAAAATTGCGTGCTCGCTCCGGATGTATGCGGTATCGCATGAGCTCGAAATTACCGTCCGGCGGGACGAAGGAAACCActttgtcgttttcgaatcGAGCGTAGCGTACACAAGGATGAAAGCTGCAGTCGTCAATCAGATCCGGCTCTTTGAACGTTAGCAACAGATCCGGAACACCGGACAGGTGTGATTGACATTGAATCGACCCGCTAACGTCCGACGACACAACCGCGCCAGAAGCGTTTACAATCGCGTCAACCTCCTCCACAATGTCCATATAAATTTCGTTTTGTGTGTAGTGTACGTTTGCGGCGCGCCAGGGAATGTTACTAATCGTTCCCGACGGCAATTCGTCACTGACGGTCGTCGATGATTGCAACAGTTTGCTCATCACCGTGGGTGGACGAATCATGGCCTTGAGCGCGTTGGGT harbors:
- a CDS encoding predicted protein; the encoded protein is MKQRRSRKKSTSSDSDPKSTHSSSPSANSTSFIGHELLEWQGENHAVNRALAIDTRTFDTKEALLISSKIRKDQEAFLGVLVARGITPSFFATTTASEATGSQIVVKSTPGSDLEAMVKEKTVRLSQVSFAVKASKFGSNSFHVPKGMNNKWSWKLLLGMSKNALQIVPSLQEDASHAISDKPGTGLPIDVTLLTSDISFFADLNENAHGQAALTFWDSAIPYFQNSEISSIQIVIAKTGMLALQIPPTESENDDDTINRVRQPSTMARQHEIGIMRCIHSIQLAFAGRYEEYSKSSNSETTGPPIDIGLSSIDSSPVGYHFLARQWARQSVLAHAARKRLQFNLPETLEGTQCAISFDMSYEVLPFPVNGPRATSILNDLDVLSNSSVEVVQTVPLSSIDASLLFGLPITVKNGLENGFDQYQTMEVLVYSLLRNLQERELALLLQTAPQHGHTKSASQSLFGSAGSQMFLLMAKELPKSLSQQPQCGILFRYAEAIHLIGEASSTTQISLIDPDTESQLVDYVDQALDCLECSTPNPQYMEHVVPSSDKQSRLREMATSLATNMHA
- a CDS encoding predicted protein, coding for MKTSKKTITINLTRNDSKIASARGAASKPYSFHGGMTTTNLLFAKAGKPLQDRAETVAFMKVLMGQEQAVDGCNDGTSSAPRPQRPQLSNVHGAGLLLISDIPDSCRNKQGVVVGIDEAGRGSILGPMVYGAAFWNPCDEDRIPNDFNDSKQLSEDKRAMLLHKIMYDTPEMGFAVRVLHASEISRNMLRTESYNLNQMSHDAAAGIIEHLLEAGVQIGACFIDTVGNADHYKRRLQQEFPGIDFTVESKADAKYPPCSAGSVVAKNVRDRMMESFQYSEMSLKRDPKFGSGYPSDPVCKDWMENNQNCKVFGYPDVVRFSWNPAKKALERNAASVLFQADIIDEDEEGEYCIGKKQQQTQMSAFLGKQDATRKRKRYPFFERNRLQVVNKLF
- the AP3mu gene encoding predicted protein (Medium chain (small subunit) of AP3 complex, ortholog of T. pseudonana TPS_115537) — translated: MQSLFILSPTGEVLIERHFRGVVTSRSVCETFWERAVPPVMEVPESDQGTLYVISILREGLSYLAVCPAEVSPLLIIEFLQRIANIFVEYFGPPADESAIKDNFSTVYQLIEEMVDFGWPLTTEPNALKAMIRPPTVMSKLLQSSTTVSDELPSGTISNIPWRAANVHYTQNEIYMDIVEEVDAIVNASGAVVSSDVSGSIQCQSHLSGVPDLLLTFKEPDLIDDCSFHPCVRYARFENDKVVSFVPPDGNFELMRYRIHPERARNFSPPVYCHPQWSYSSSTDASLVFSASRKGPLQVEEVAVLIPFPKQTRTTAGFQVNIGSVMYDEAAKVARWTLGKMDASRKATLSCTFTALTSNDEEITSSIPNVSLTWKIPLASVSGLSVSGLSVTGESYRPYKGVRNVTKSGLFQVRCS